A stretch of the Rhizomicrobium sp. genome encodes the following:
- a CDS encoding universal stress protein, with the protein MSESPLDRPRKFLVVVDKTPEARIAVRFAARRAQHTGGRVTLLCVAQPADFQQWRGVEEIMRDEAHQEAEGLIYAAAKTVNELAGIIPELVIAEGRPTDALLELIKADKDISILVLASGTAKEGPGPLVSLFASGVQAIPVTIVPGNFTDEKIDQLA; encoded by the coding sequence ATGAGCGAGAGCCCCCTCGACCGCCCGCGCAAATTCCTCGTCGTCGTCGACAAGACGCCCGAGGCCCGCATCGCCGTGCGTTTCGCGGCGCGGCGGGCGCAGCACACGGGCGGCCGCGTCACCCTGCTCTGCGTCGCCCAGCCCGCCGATTTCCAGCAATGGCGCGGGGTCGAAGAGATCATGCGCGACGAGGCGCATCAGGAAGCCGAAGGCCTGATCTACGCCGCCGCCAAGACGGTGAACGAGCTGGCCGGCATCATCCCGGAACTCGTCATTGCCGAGGGCCGACCGACCGACGCGCTGCTCGAGCTCATCAAGGCGGACAAGGACATCTCGATCCTGGTCCTCGCCTCCGGCACCGCCAAGGAGGGGCCCGGCCCGCTGGTCTCGCTGTTCGCCAGCGGCGTCCAGGCGATCCCCGTCACCATC